The nucleotide sequence CGTTTTCTTCAGCTGCTGTTCTTTTcttacagtttctctgtgattggcgATGGACTGAAGCTCTGCTGCCTTCTTTATCTCCTTCATTTTGATCTCCTGTTGGTCTTTGGCAGTTTTCTCTGCCACGGCTTTCAGATGCCTCTCCTCTTTCAGGGCCTCGTCAGCGCTCTGCTTCTTCTTCATGTCTGCCAGTTTCTCCCTGGCCATGTGCTTCGGGACTTGCAGTTTTGCAAACTTCTCAGCTTGTTCAGATTTATTTTGGGCAGCTTTCTCTGCGTGCTCTTTCTGAACAATTTTGATTTTACTGTCCTCCAGCTTCTGTCTTTCCTCCTCTTTTTCTCTTATTTCCTTTTTCATGGACAGTTGATCTTCTCTTTCTTTCAAAAGGGTTTTCCTTTGTTGTTCTACAAACTGTTTTTTCTCCTGTTCACTCATCGCCATCGGCCCAAAAGAAACAGCTTCCTGTTTCTTTTGGGCCattttttcttgttctttaaGCAGTTCTTTCTCCTTGATTTTCTGTCTGTGTTCTTCAGCGAGAGCCTGGGCTTTAAGTCTTCTCTGAAGAGCTTTCTCCTGCTCTTGTTGAAGGGCTTCTTTGTTTTCAGCCTCTTTCTTTCTCCAGAACTTTTTCTCTTCTTCTTTGGCCTCTTTCTCTTTAGTTTTTTTAATTTCGATGAGGGTTTTATTCACCTGCGCCATGTGTGACGACAGGATTCCTCTATTGAATTTTGCAGCTTGCTCTGTTTGATGAAACCGGCGCTCTTCCAGTTCTTCCAGACacttctttctgaactcttccatatctgcctttttttgtgcaaTTCCTGCATCAGCTTCAATGTCGCTTTGTGCTCGTTGCTCCAATAAAACATCCTTTGCGTTTCgttttctatccattttaatcATGGCTTCTTTAACTTCTTTAGCCCTTTTAGCAAATGCTTCTCGTTGTTCTGCAATCTGTTTCTGCTCCTTTTCCAGAAGGACTTTTGGTTTCATTTTCATTGTTTCCAGCTCAGCCCTTGATGCAATAAGAATCCGCTTTGAAGGCTTCATCATCCTGGTTTTGTCAGCCATGCTGAGCTCCTGTTGATCaacctgttttgttttatttgtggggCAATGCCACAGTCTTTAGGGCGATGCTCTGTATAGTCAAATTATTTTGCTTTACACTTGTGTACTTTAGTCTTAAATCACTGAAGTTTATAGTTTAGTTTAAAGGTTAAACATCTGTAGTCAAATTCTAACTTAATGGTACAaattctacactgaaaaaaatgctgctttggatcaacttaaaaaaatgtaatttgttccaGCAATTTTTTTTAGttgctcacaatgtatatttaggattttgtaaagtgattccagcagatttaaactggaaaccacaattttccattagaccaatgtaaataagtactttgaatgaagtgcactgtgtcacGGCCCTCCCTGCCTGTTGTGGGAGGCTCCCCACGGCAGGCAGGGGTGGGGCTCCTTGAGTGGTGACACCTGTGCTGTGCTGTTAAATTGTTTGTGCTATGCTCATTCACTCTCTTTGCTCTCTCCCCACCAGGTAACCCATTTGGTTTgtcttcagttcat is from Thalassophryne amazonica chromosome 1, fThaAma1.1, whole genome shotgun sequence and encodes:
- the LOC117517514 gene encoding trichohyalin-like, with product MADKTRMMKPSKRILIASRAELETMKMKPKVLLEKEQKQIAEQREAFAKRAKEVKEAMIKMDRKRNAKDVLLEQRAQSDIEADAGIAQKKADMEEFRKKCLEELEERRFHQTEQAAKFNRGILSSHMAQVNKTLIEIKKTKEKEAKEEEKKFWRKKEAENKEALQQEQEKALQRRLKAQALAEEHRQKIKEKELLKEQEKMAQKKQEAVSFGPMAMSEQEKKQFVEQQRKTLLKEREDQLSMKKEIREKEEERQKLEDSKIKIVQKEHAEKAAQNKSEQAEKFAKLQVPKHMAREKLADMKKKQSADEALKEERHLKAVAEKTAKDQQEIKMKEIKKAAELQSIANHRETVRKEQQLKKTVAKEESLVHLKELKEADRLFQEKEQLEAKSRREKCVKVKEENKTLIDEKRAQKQKLEQEDKAFEKKQAETFAEKEQKFQRYVKEELDKALGGGQTSRPLLLALRAGDVKRTSFFSVQGNVLPSYSTAETQEMREQQYHKKLQLGTEVLPQVTNEVNQQETGRLLTKRDCLAPTMLKTPKTSSTEVLPQVTNEVNQQETGRLLTKRDCLAPTMLKTPKTSSTEVLPQVTNEVNQQETGQLLTKRDPNEVNQQETGRLLTKRVRLAPTMLKTPKMSSTEVLPQVTNEVNQQASGRLLTKRVRLPPIMLKTPKTSGMSRTSKDTGASVDLPPLPSRAMRR